One Aegilops tauschii subsp. strangulata cultivar AL8/78 chromosome 7, Aet v6.0, whole genome shotgun sequence genomic window carries:
- the LOC109785439 gene encoding uncharacterized protein has translation MEFSLNPMCTRDRDLWHMRCPLICNWAVELHLPHRVFRQFGLFQPHPPEWEDTDKLLHALDRKKQRKIKDWANHHRKYVVQFALSVEQARAGKRAQLREHCPIAFNNYLTWFLASTRVEVCKPAYAEEILEEPTVFYEVAQHQYNALVRKGNSVIPSAPMMNFVRAQIKKAADETETILETTPAGKSDGEGALRAFIKRQGQKLRRLSNLFGCRDPEYVSPERSRSATPSDPASGQGHGEPLEDEDVGVVTQEVADDMTMGTYQARSAYELKPRKGINKYTPEDFTQRGQRGKRTVGTSWMAALDDYLDDDVDDVEEPEPEPERLKMTQSE, from the exons ATGGAGTTCAGCCTGAATCCGATGTGCACTAGGGATAGGGATCTCTGGCATATGcggtgcccactgatatgcaactgggcggttgagcttcacctgccacatcGGGTGTTCCGCCAGTTTGGTTTGTTCCAGCCACACCCTCCGGAGTGGGAGGACACGGACAAGTTGCTACACGC GTTGGATAGGAAAAAGCAGCGGAAGATCAAGGATTGGGCCAACCATCACAGGAAGTATGTCGTACAGTTCGCGCTTAGTGTGGAGCAAGCAAGGGCTGGAAAACGAGCCCAGCTTCGTGAGCACTGCCCGATCGCGTTCAACAACTATCTCACATGGTTTCTTGCAAGTACCCGCGTGGAGGTATGCAAGCCGGCGTATGCTGAGGAGATTCTGGAAGAACCCACCGTTTTTTATGAGGTAGCCCAGCACCAGTACAACGCATTAGTCAGGAAAGGCAACTCAGTGATCCCTTCAGCTCCAATGATGAACTTTGTG CGTGCCCAGATCAAGAAAGCAGCTGATGAGACCGAGACTATTCTGGAAACAACCCCGGCTGGCAAAAGCGATGGGGAAGGTGCACTTCGAGCATTCATTAAG CGCCAGGGCCAAAAGTTAAGGCGGCTATCAAACCTTTTTGGTTGTCGTGACCCCGAGTATGTATCACCAGAACGGTCTAGGTCGGCGACACCATCAGATCCCGCTTCGGGGCAGGGCCATGGTGAACCTTTGGAGGATGAGGATGTGGGTGtggtcacccaagag GTTGCTGATGATATGACCATGGGGACGTACCAGGCTCGGTCTGCATACGAGTTGAAGCCTAGGAAGGGAATCAACAAGTACACACCTGAAGACTTCACCCAAAGAGGCCAAAGAGGCAAAAGGACGGTCGGCACCTCGTGGATGGCGGCTTTGGATGACTATTTGGATGACGATGTAGATGACGTGGAGGaaccggagccggagccggagcgg CTGAAAATGACCCAGTCTGAATGA